CCCAAGATGCTGGACGGCTTCCTCCTGCAGAGGAAACGCATCTCTTTTGCTGGCTGCATGACTCAGCTCTATTTCTTCAGCTCCCTAGTGTGTACAGAGTGTGTACTCCTGGCctccatggcctatgaccgctatgtggccatctgccaccCCCTGCGCTACCAAGTCATCATGACCACAGGGCTGTGTGTCCAGCTTGTAGCCTTCTCTTTTGCTAGTGGCTTCACCATCTCTATGATCAAGGTCTACTTTATCTCCAGTGCCACCTTCTGTGGCTCCAATGTCCTgaaccacttcttctgtgacatCTCTCCCATCCTCAAGCTGGCCTGCACTGACTTCTCCACTGCAGAGCTGGTGGACTTCATCCTGGCCTTCATCATCCTGGTGTTCCCACTCCTGGCCACCATTCTCTCCTATGGCCACATCACCCTGGCTGTGCTGCGTATCCCTTCAGCCACAGGCCGGTGGCGGGCCTTCTCCACCTGTGCCTCCCACCTCACTGTGGTCACCTTCTTCTACATGGCCATGATATTCATGTATGTGAGGCCCCAGGCCAT
The Apodemus sylvaticus chromosome 9, mApoSyl1.1, whole genome shotgun sequence DNA segment above includes these coding regions:
- the LOC127692853 gene encoding olfactory receptor 6B2-like is translated as MRGENITKVSTFILLGFPTAPELQYLLFLLFLLAYLFVLVENLAIILTVWSSTSLHRPMYYFLGSLSFLEIWYVSDIIPKMLDGFLLQRKRISFAGCMTQLYFFSSLVCTECVLLASMAYDRYVAICHPLRYQVIMTTGLCVQLVAFSFASGFTISMIKVYFISSATFCGSNVLNHFFCDISPILKLACTDFSTAELVDFILAFIILVFPLLATILSYGHITLAVLRIPSATGRWRAFSTCASHLTVVTFFYMAMIFMYVRPQAIDTRSSNKLISAVYTVLTPMMNPLIYCLRNTEFKDAVRRTLGLGNPPQ